CTGTTTCCCGTGGCGCAGTAGGGCGCAGTCGTGCTGGAGTTATGAATGTTCTTGTGGACCCAGTCGGCGACGGTGGCATAGCGGCAGGCCAACCGGCGGACACCGCCCGGCCCCTGCAGCCAACCATTCGGTTGCGCGGGTTGAGGGTTGAAGGGATCGCCGAAGGAGACTTGCACCGTCGTATAGCCCTGGTTCGCGTTCGCGAGATTTAGCAGGCCCTCCACAACCGTGTCGCCGCCATTGAATGAGCCGACGGTAAAACTCGGGTCGTTGTCATACAAAGACGTGCCGCCGGTACCCGTGCCAAGAATCACGGTACCCACGGGAGTTCCGGTCGGAGCGTTCACTTTCAGATAGGCATAGTAGTCCGCGATCGCATCGCACGAAACCTGAAGCTGATAACAAGTGGCGTTGGCGGCGCCTGCCGTGAAAGCGGGGCAGGGAATCTGTGCGGAAGCCGCCGTCGACTGCGCAATCGTTCCCAATGGATCTGCTTTGACCACGGTGATGGGCACAGAGGCCGTTTGAGTCTGATCGAAGCTCGACGTCGCCTGGATCGTGACGCCGATCGGAGCTTGGCCGCTGGTCAGCGGCGGAGCCACATAGAGTCCGTTGTTGTAGACAGGATTATCGAAGGCACCGCCGTTTTGGGCCGACCATTGGATATCCTGCCCCGCGGTTGTGAGGGGAGCGCCGGTCACACTAGCGCTGAACTGAAGATTGCCTCGTTGCCCGATATTGGCCGGCGAGGGCGCGATGCTCACTATCACATGCACATTCACCAGTGCCTGCCCGCTGGTGACATTATCCTCATTGGAGGTCGCCGTGACGACTACTCCGCACGGGCTGAGCGGAAGCGGCCCTTGCGGCGCCGTATAGGTCATCGTGTTGTTGCCCGTGGACAGGACAGTCCCGAGCTCGTTTCCGGTGGCGCTACACATTCCGTCGCTCGCACCTGCATCGGCCGACAAACTCCAGGTCACAGCCTGATTACTCGTGCCGCTTACGGTGGCGGTATATTGCAATTTACTGGGTATCGTCGGCGTGCTTACGGGCAGCTGAGTTGTCGAAGAGGGCGAAGAGGCAACCGCAACCTGGATCTGCTGGTTCCCTCCGCCACTGCCGGGCGCGTGGGCGATGCACCCCGCCAGCGGGAAAATTACGGACGCTGCCAGCAGGCAGGAGAACGCGGACGCCAAATACTTTCGCAAGGGACCCTCGGATCGGCAAGATGCCATAAAGAAATGTTGGGGGGAGGAGACGGGAAGTGTACTCCGTGGTCATCATGTTGTCACGCTCAGTCCGGGCTGTCAAACAGGAACGCGCGTTGTCGGTCGCTTCTTGTGGAAAGGCGTCCGCCCCTTCAGTTTCAAGCTTGCCCTCAAGAATGAGGCAAAATGTGCAAGTTTTTTCATGCTTGGCGAATCGCCCGAATTTTGATCTAATAGGGCTACACAGCGCGACTGTAAAGGTAGCGTTCCCCCTCTAAATTTTCTCGCCTCTCCCGCACTGCAATCGAATGGGTGTTGTTTCCTTGAGCACGAATGGGAAGGCAACGGTATCTTTAACAGAATCCGCTAGCGCGACAAATCAATTCCGACACATGATCGTATTCCGAACAAACATCCTGGGGAGAAGAAAGCAGATATGAACTCATCCGCACCTGATTTTGAGGTAGGAATCATTGGAGGCGGCCCTGCAGGTTCCAGCATGGCGGCTTACCTGGCCAAATCCGGTATTAACTGCGTGGTGTTTGAGCGCGAGCTAATGCCCCGTCCCCACGTGGGAGAGTCGCTGGTCCCGTCCTCGACGCGCGTGTTTAAGGACCTCGACTTCCTGCCCAAGATGGAGGAGGCGAAATTTCCCCACAAGTTCGGCGCGGCCTGGACTGCGGCTTCGGACGCGAAGGTCTACAACATGGATTTCGGCGGCGTCTCGGCCGATTGCCATGTGGACATTCGCTTCGAAGAGCGCAATCAGCCCGGCGTGAATCAGAACTACACCTATCACGTGGACCGCAGCAAGTTCGACCTGATGCTGCTCCAGCATGCGAACCAGTTTGGCGCCAAGGTGTACGAAGGCATCGGCGTGAATCGCGTGGATTTCAGCGATCCCAACTGCGCCGCCGTCAAATACACGATGGGCAAGAAAGAAATGAGCACGACTTGCCGCATCGTCGTCGACGCCAGCGGGCGTAAAACTCTGGTCGGCAATCAGATGAAGTGGCGTATTCAGGACGACCATTTCGACCAGTACGCCATTCACACCTGGTTCAACGGTTACGACCGCCGCTGCATGGCTTCCAACAAGCAGACCCAGGGTGATTTTATTTTCATCCACTTCCTTCCCATCACCAATACATGGGTCTGGCAGATTCCCATCAGCGAAACCGTTACGAGCATCGGCGTGGTCACGCAGAAAAAGAATTTTGCCAAGAGCAAAGAATCGCGCGAGAAGTTTTTCTGGGAATGCATCCAGAGCCGTCCTGAGTTGTATGAAGGCCTGAAGGCGCAGGGCTCGGAGCAGATGGGCCCGATGAAGGATGAAGGCGACTACAGCTACGCCATGAAGCAGCTCGCGGGCGACCGGCTGGTGCTGGTCGGCGACGCGGGACGTTTCGTCGATCCCATCTTCTCGACCGGCGTGAGCATCGCGTTGAATTGCTCGCGATTTGCCCACAAAGACATCATCGGCGCGCTCGAGACCGGCAACTTCAGCCGCGAGGCCTTCGCCACTTACGAAGCAACACTCCGTCGCGGCACGAAGAATTGGTACAACTTCATCAGCGTGTACTACCGGCTTAACGTGCTGTTCACGGCTTTCGTGCAGGATCCGCGTTACCGCCTGGATGTGCTCAAGCTTCTGCAAGGCGACGTTTACGAGGATGCCGAGCCGCCAGTTCTGACCCGCATGCGGAATATCGTGCAGCAGGTCGAGAAGGATCCCAATCACGCGCTGCACGGTTTCCTCGGCGACCTCACCGCGGATGCGTTCGTGGAAGCCTCGGCATAGGCGAAATCTATAATCGGAACCAGAACAAAGATTTTGGGAGAAAGCAGCGAATATGAATCATTCAGTCCCTGATTTTGAGGTAGGCATTATCGGCGGTGGGCCCGCAGGATCCAGCATGGCATGCTATCTGGCCAAGGCCGGCGTGAAGTGTGTGGTGTTCGAGCGCGAATTGTTTCCTCGGCCGCACGTTGGCGAGTCGCTCGTTCCGTCCTCGACTCGCGTGTTCAAGGATCTCGACTTCCTGCCCAAAATGGAGGAAGCCAAGTTTCCGCACAAGTTCGGTGCGGTCTGGACGACCAACGACGAGAATCCCGGCTACGTTCACGATCTCGAGGGTTTAACGCCGGATTACAACGTCGACATTCGCTTCGAAGAGCGCAAACAGGAAGGGATGGAGGACCGCAACTATACCTACCACGTGGATCGCGGCAAGTTCGACCTGATGCTGTTGAAGCACGCGCAGGAACTCGGCGCGACGGTGTATGACGGCGTGAAAGTGGCGCGCGTGGACTTCAGCCCCGAGTATCCTGACGTTTACTTCACCATCGGCCCGAAGGAGATGAGCGTCAACTGCAAAATGGTTGTCGATTGCAGCGGACGCCAGACTTTCCTTGGCAATCAGCTCAAGCTGAAAATCAAAGACACCGTGTTCGACCAGTACGCGATTCACTCGTGGTTCGACGGCTACGACCGCAAGGTGTTCGCCAAGCGCGACACGAACCTGGATTACATCTACATCCACTTCCTGCCGATTTCCAACACCTGGATCTGGCAGATTCCAATCACCGACTCCGTTACCAGCCTGGGCGTGGTCACGCAGAAAAAGAATTTCGCCAAGTCGAAAGAAGATCGCGAGAAGTTCTTCTGGGAGACCGTCGGCAGCCGGCCGCTGATCGCCGAGACGCTGCGCAAGTCGGATCGCATTCGTCCCTTCAAGGAAGAAGGCGATTACAGCTACGCTATGAAGCAGCTTGCCGGCGATCGCTTCATGCTGGTGGGCGATGCCGGCCGCTTCGTCGATCCCATCTTCTCGACCGGCGTGAGTATCGCGCTCAACAGTTCGCGCTTCGCGCACAAGGACATTCTCACGGCCCTGGAGAAGAACGATTTCTCGCGCGCGGCCTTCACCGACTATGAAACCAAGCTGCGCCGCGGAACCAAGAATTGGTACGACTTCATCTCGGTCTACTACCGACTGAACGTGCTGTTCACCTACTTCATCAGCGACCACAATTACCGCCTCGACGTGCTGAAGCTTCTTCAGGGAGATGTGTACGACGAAGAAGCTCCCGAAGTGCTCACCAAGATGAAGGCGATGGTGGCAAAAGTGGAGCAGAACGAAAAGCATCCGTGGCACAAACTGCTGGGAGATTTGACCTCGGACGCATTCCGGCCCACGGTCTAGTCGATTCGAAGGCACGATGTCGCACAAGAGCCGCAATTTCGTTGTGGCGTACGCTCTGCTTGTGGGCTTGCCTTTGCTCGGACTCGGAGCCGTCCTGAGAACTGGACGTACCACCCAGGCTCCGACTGCGATCGGCGGCGTCTTCAAACTGGAAAGCGGCGTCGGGCACGTTCTGATGCCCGACCTGTTCATCCTTATCCTCCAGATTGCAGTCGTGCTATCAGTCTGCCGGATTGTGGGCGCAATCTTTCAGAAGATCGGCCAGCCCCGCGTTGTGGGCGAGATGTTTGCGGGCATCATGCTGGGCCCATCCTTGCTGGGTTGGTTGTCGCCGCATTCTTCTTCTTATCTGTTTCCGCCCTCCAGCCTCGGCTTCCTGAACGCCTTAAGCCAGATCGGCGTGCTGGTTTTCATGTTCGTTGTAGGTCTCGGAATCAATCCCAGAGAGCTGAAAAAGCAGGGTCACGCGGCGGTGCTGACCAGCCACGTCGGTATCAGCGCTCCCTTTGTCCTAGCGTCGCTGCTCTCGCTATATCTGTATCCCCGGCTTTCGATCGTGAATAATAACGACAGCGTAACCTTCACCAGCTTTACGTTGTTTATGGGCGCTGCGATGAGCATTACCGCGTTCCCCGTGCTGGCGCGAATTCTTCAGGAACGCAATCTGCTGGGCAGCCGCCTGGGGACTGTCGCGATTGGCTGCGCAGCGGTCGGCGATGCGACGGGATGGTGCATTCTTGCCTACATCGTAGTTCTGATCCGTGCAGCACATTCGACAGGCTCCATCTGGGTAACTATCGGCGGCATTGCTGTCTTCGGCTTGATCATGATCTATGGCGTCCGCCCGCTCTTGCGCGGCTGCGAGCGCGTTTACAAATCGACCGGCGCATTGAGCGAGAACTTGATCGCGTTGATGCTCCTGCTGGTTCTGATCTCGGCGCTCTGCACTGAGTTGCTTGGGATTCACGCGCTTTTCGGCGCATTTCTGATGGGCGCCATTATGCCCAAGCAGCGCCATTTCGTTCGGTATGTGCTGGATCGTTTTGAAACCATCACCGTCACTCTGCTGCTGCCTTTGTTTTTCGCCTTCACCGGACTCCGTACCAACATCGGGTTGGTCAAAGGTTCGGAGATGTGGATGTACTGCGGCCTGATCATTCTAGTGGCGACGGCGGGAAAACTTGGGGGCACTACGTTGGCCGCTTGGTTCACTGGAATCCCTCTGCGGGAAGCGGCTGGCCTGGGCACGCTGATGAACACGCGCGGCCTCATGGAGTTGGTGATCCTGAACATCGGCCTCGATATCGGAGTCATCTCTCCGGCCCTGTTCTCCATGATGGTGATCATGGCATTGGTTACGACCTTCATGACGACGCCGGTTCTAGGCTTGATTTGCCCGAAGGAGTTTCTGGCGATAGAGCCTGAAAAAGTGGTCGCACAATCTTCGCCAATGCCAATCGATGTGCCCGAAGGCCAGAGCCAGGTAGCCTGATCTTGCTGCCTCATCGATCGCTTGCCCTGTGCAAGAACTTTCATCCTTGACACTCCAGTCACTCCAGCGAAGAATGCCAGAAACGATCCATCTCCTTACCAGAGCGGATCCCCAGGTTGGGCTGTGTCCCCCGACGGCGTCGACCTTGGATGCTTGCAGCCAAGGTGCTCCGCCTCCACACCAAGTTGAATTTTTTCCATTCCATTTGTGAACGAAAAAGCTGTGAACGAAGAGATCTGAAAGTATCGGAGGATTGACCATGCCTGCTGCGGTGCGCCGAATCGGCTTCTGCTTTGCCCACTGCTTCCTGGCGAGCGCGCTTCTGCTCGCCGCCGCGTCCGCGCAGATCAGCGCGAATCCCGCCTCGCTATCCTTTACCAGCACCTATGTCGGGATGGAATCCGCGACTAAGAATCTTTCGATCACCAACAACGGTACAGCCAGCACCACGCTTACCGCGATTACTTCGTCGTGCCCGGAGTTCAAGCTGGCGTCGGGCACCACTCCTTACACATTGGCTCCAAAGCAGTCGGCGAGCTTCTCCATGTTTTTCGCGCCGGATCTGTCCAAGGCCTTCAGCTGCACGTATACGGTCAGCCAGCAGACGGGCGCGCCTCTGGCAGTTCCTTTCACTGGAACCGGACTGGGAACCAAAGCGGTAGTGAGCATCAGCCCAACCGCGTTGAGCTTTCCCAATCAGTCTGAGGGAACCGAAAGTTCCGCGCAGACGATTACGATTTCCAATACCGGCACTGCTTCCATCAAGCTGACCTCCGTCACGCTCACGCCGCCTACCTTCATAATCACTCCCGTCTCCCTTCCCATCACCATCAATGCCGGCAGCTTCGCAACGCTCAGCGTCAGCTACAGTCCCACTCTAGTGACCTCCGAGACCGGCGTCCTCGGACTGAACTTCAATCAGATTCCGACCAAAGTCGTCGACCTGATCGGCAACGGAGTCGTCGCCAGTTCGTTGTCGCTGCTCAACCTGCCAACGCTGCCAGCGGCAACTCAGAACGCCGCCTATCAGGCGCAGTTGAGCGCGGCCGCTGGAACCCCACCTTATACCTTCAGCTTGAAGCCGGGATCGATCATGCCCACGGGCCTCACGCTCTCAACCTCTGGCCTCATCAGTGGAACCATTGCCTCGACTGTCACCACCGGCACATATACGTTTACCGCCGGCGTGAAAGACAATGCCAAGAAGAACATTACCAAGCTCTTCAGCATGACGGTTTCGAAAACCACAGGGGCCGTCTGCAACAATATCTGGTACGACGTCGCCAAAACCACGACTCCCATGGTTGCCCTTACCGATCTGGGAACCAGCAGTTATCTGGGTGAGGAAGGCGGCCTGTATCCGAGCGGCAGCAACGTGCGTCCGCCTTCGCACGATTCCGACGGCGTTGCCATCGCCAAAGCCATCGTCCCACTCGACTCCAACGGCAATTACAGCCCGACAGGCAAGTACGCCATGCTGGCCATCGGAGAATCGACTGCGCTCGACGAATTCAGCGCTTTTGTTCCCCTGGCGAATGCCGAGCCGTCGAAGAATCCCGCTCTCGTCATCGTGAACGGCGCACAGGGTGGTGCGACGCCGCATCTGTTCTCTGATATTTCCTCGCCCTACTGGAACACGATCGTCAACAACTATCTGCCCGACCAGGGAGTGACCGCGAACCAGGTCGTCGCCGTTTGGGTCGAAGACACCAATGGCATCGCCACCGGAACCTTTCCCGGCGACATGACCGGAATGCAAGGCAACTATGAGACGGAGATGAACAACGTTCACACGCTGTTCCCGCATGCCGTGCTGGCGTATTTCTCCAGTCGCATCTACGCAGGCTATTCCGATGGCGTGGCGAAGATCGACCCGGAACCATATGCCTACGAAGCGGGTTTCGCCGTGAAGAACGCAATCGGCGACCAGCTCGCCGGCAACGCCAACCTGAACTACAACTCGGCACTGGGAACGGTCGAAGCGCCGTGGATGTCCTGGGGACCGTATTACTGGTCGAATGGGATGCTCGGCCGCAGCGACGGCTTTGTCTGGACGTGCCAGGACTTGCAGGCGGACGGCACGCATCCGGCGTCACCCGCGGGAGATCTGAAAGTAGCCAGCCAACTCTTGAATTTCTTAAAGACCGATGACACCACGATGCCCTGGTTCTTGCAGCCATGAGAGGGTTGTGCGTGTCGTTTGAGTTATTAAGCGGGAGTTGTTAGACGTGCTGCCATCCTGGGCGTAGCCGTACTTCAGTCGGAGCGAAGAGCCTGCCCTGAGCGGAGTCGAAGGGAACTCCCGCTAGCCGGCCCGGCGCGTAAACGAAACCGTAACGCTAAAGGACAGCAGAGCCGTTTTCCTCCGGGCGTTGCCGATTGATATACTGCGCTCTTCGGTTCATCTCAACAAAAGCAGCACGGAGGAAATGCGTGCGTTCAGCTCTGCGCCTTGGCTTGTCCTTGGTTATCGCGATTTCCGCCGCCGCACAGGAAACTCAGCAGCCTCACGCGAAGCCGCCCTTCAACTACCAGGAAGTGATGATTCCGGTGCGCGACGGAGTTCACTTGCAGACCGCGATCCTCGCTCCCATTGACCAGTCGGGCCCGCTGCCTATTCTGTTTCGCCGTACGCCCTACGGCGTTCCCGAGAAATCGCCCGAGCAAGTTCCCACTTCCTTCAAAGAACTCATGCAGGACGGCTACATCCTCGTCTTCCAGAATCTGCGCGGCCGCTTCAAATCCGAGGGCACATTTAATCTGTCGTCCTGGGTCGATCTGAAAGATCCCAAAGCCACCAACGAAACCACCGACGCCTACGACTCGATCGAGTGGCTGGTGAAAAATGTTCCCAACAATAATGGCAAAGTCGGCATGTTCGGCGTCTCCTACGATGGGCTGACCACCGCGCTCACGCTGCTCCATCCGCACCCGGCGCTCGTCGCCATCAGCGAACAAGCCTCGCCCGTCGATCAGTGGATGAACGATGACGATCATCGCTACGGCGCTCTCCGCGAGAGTTACGACTTCGAATATGCGGTCATGGAGCAGTCGGACAAAAATAAGAACACGCATTTCGACTTCGAGACCTACGACACCTACCAGTGGTATCTCGATCTCGGCCCGCTATTGAATATCAATGCGAAATATCTGCACGGGGCGATTCCGTACTGGAATTCCAGCGTGGAGCACCCTGACTACGACGAGTTCTGGAAAAAAGAAGCGTGGGTCAGCCAACTGCACGCTTCGACCGTCCCCAACCTGAACGTGGCTGGATTCTGGGATCAGGAAGATCCCTGGGGACCGTGGCAGATTTTTCGACACGCCGAAGAGAACGATCCGCAGCATACCAATTTCATCGTTGCCGGCCCCTGGTATCACGGCGAATGGCAGTCTCCCAAGGGCGACAGCATTGGCTTGATTCCCTTCGGAGCGCACGAAACTGCCCGTGAGTTCCGCGAGAATATTCAGGCGCCGTTCTTCCGCTATTACCTGCACGGGAAAGGCGAGAAGCCGGCATGGCAGGCCAGCACTTTTCAAAGCGGATCAAATACCTGGCGCACGTATCCCGCATGGCCTCCGAAAGAAGCCAAACCCACAAAGCTATATCTGCACGCCGATGGAACGCTTTCCTTCTCCCTACCCAGCGCGGGCAAAGCTTATCGCGAATACGTTTCCGATCCCGCGAATCCCGTGCCGTACCGCCAGCGTCCCATCTCGCCCACGTATCCCGCGGGCGACTGGCGCACATGGGAAGTCGCCGACCAGCGTTTTGTCGACAACCGTCCCGACGTCCTCACCTTCGCGAGCGCTCCCCTTGACCACGATCTCACCATCACCGGCCCGCTGGCGGCGAATCTTTATGCTTCCACTTCCGGAACCGACAGCGATTTCGTAGTTAAGCTGATCGATGTGTATCCACAGGACGCACAAAAAAATGCCTGGAATCCCGACGAAGGCCCCAAACCCGGCCAGTACGCCCAGTCGTTAAACGGATACGAACTACCCATCGCGATGGAAGTGCGCCGCGGCCGCTATCTCACGAGCTACGAAAAGCCCGCACCCCTGATCGCGAATAAACCTACGGAGTGGAATGTCCCTCTGCGCGATCACGATCACGTATTCCTCAAAGGCCATCGCATCATGGTGCAGATCCAATCCACCTGGTTCCCGGTGATCGACCGCAATCCGCAGAAGTTCGTGCCCAGCATCTATCGGGCTGCCGCATCGGATTTCGTCTCGGCCACGCAGCGCGTTTATTGCTCGTCCGATCTGCCGTCATATCTCGTGCTGCCGGTTATGCCCTAGCGTTTTCTATTAATCGCTCGCAAACAAAAAAGCCCGGGAAAATATCCCGGGCTATCGTACCTCTCGCCGTTCTATTTTCCGCCCGCCGCTCCGTGCTGTCCCAGCCAAGCCGCCAGTTGCGGTTCCTGCTGCGACTTCAAGTCGGCGCAGATGTTAATGCGTTCAATCGATTGTTTATAGCTGCGCTCCGCCGCCGCGACCTTGTGGGCGGAGAAGAATTCCGTTACCTGGTCGCGCTTGCTTGCATCGCAGAACACGCCGGTCGCTTGCACAACCTCAGCGCTGGCAAACGGACCTCCAGCCTTTTCAATTTCAGGCCAATGCTGCTGAATGAAATCCCACGCCAGTTGCTGCCCCGCCGAATTTCCCAGCACGCTCGTGACCACCCGCAGCGCATCCTGCGAACGCACATCGGAGGAAATTGCATAGTCCAGCGTCCGCTGTAACAGTTTTGGATCGCCAAACTGCGGCAGCGTAAACAGGAATCCGTAGTATTCCTCGGGCGATTTCGGATTCTTCAGGGCTGTCATCAAGCGGTCGTAGAACCCAGCATCGCCGTTCAGCGCCGCCACGCTCATGGCTGCGCCGGCGAGTTCGCGATCCACCGAGGTCGGATCTGCCAGCACTTTGTCCGCCAGCTTTCGCGCTTCTTCCATCACCTCAGGATCGCGAGCATCACGCCCCAGCGCAGTGAACACGCGCGCGCGCAGAGTCCTCTGCTCGTCGCTCTCGCCGGGTTTCGGTTCGTACCCAACTTTTTGCATTAGCGGAGTCAGATATTGGCGCATCCACCCACGGTAAGAATCGCGATCGCTGTCGCTTACCAGGTAGCGGCCGATATAACTGAGCCGGCCGATTACATCATCCAGCACGGCACGATTCCCGTCGGATTGCAGGCCTTTCGCGAAAGCCAGGTAGTCGCCCACCGGCTCCCGCCCCACTCGCACCGACGCCCAGATATCGTTCTGAGATGCGATCCGCTCCGCGGGAGTCAGTTTCGTTTCCGCGTCGGTCGCCAGCGCGCGAACCGCGTCTTCCGAGTAGCCCGTGTGGTAATAACCGGTCGCCCCGGCGTTGGCCAGCACCCAGCTTGAGCACCCTGGCAGTGTGAACGTTTCTTCTTTCTTGGTCATCAGTTCGCACTTCGGAGCATTGCCACTCGCCGAGCCCCGCAGGCACAAAGGAATCTGCCAGAGCTGGTCGTTGGGCGACTCGAACTTTGAGCGATCCATGTAATAACGTTGCTGGGTCAGCGCGACGTTCGTGGAATTGCCCGAGCATTGCGCCTTGACATTGATGATGGGCGCGCCCGCCTGCGTTACCCATGTGGGCATGATTTTGTCGACGGGCTTCTTTGAGGTTTTCGCCTGCGCGTCCCAGAAGTCT
Above is a window of Candidatus Sulfotelmatobacter sp. DNA encoding:
- a CDS encoding CocE/NonD family hydrolase, which encodes MRSALRLGLSLVIAISAAAQETQQPHAKPPFNYQEVMIPVRDGVHLQTAILAPIDQSGPLPILFRRTPYGVPEKSPEQVPTSFKELMQDGYILVFQNLRGRFKSEGTFNLSSWVDLKDPKATNETTDAYDSIEWLVKNVPNNNGKVGMFGVSYDGLTTALTLLHPHPALVAISEQASPVDQWMNDDDHRYGALRESYDFEYAVMEQSDKNKNTHFDFETYDTYQWYLDLGPLLNINAKYLHGAIPYWNSSVEHPDYDEFWKKEAWVSQLHASTVPNLNVAGFWDQEDPWGPWQIFRHAEENDPQHTNFIVAGPWYHGEWQSPKGDSIGLIPFGAHETAREFRENIQAPFFRYYLHGKGEKPAWQASTFQSGSNTWRTYPAWPPKEAKPTKLYLHADGTLSFSLPSAGKAYREYVSDPANPVPYRQRPISPTYPAGDWRTWEVADQRFVDNRPDVLTFASAPLDHDLTITGPLAANLYASTSGTDSDFVVKLIDVYPQDAQKNAWNPDEGPKPGQYAQSLNGYELPIAMEVRRGRYLTSYEKPAPLIANKPTEWNVPLRDHDHVFLKGHRIMVQIQSTWFPVIDRNPQKFVPSIYRAAASDFVSATQRVYCSSDLPSYLVLPVMP
- a CDS encoding cation:proton antiporter; this encodes MSHKSRNFVVAYALLVGLPLLGLGAVLRTGRTTQAPTAIGGVFKLESGVGHVLMPDLFILILQIAVVLSVCRIVGAIFQKIGQPRVVGEMFAGIMLGPSLLGWLSPHSSSYLFPPSSLGFLNALSQIGVLVFMFVVGLGINPRELKKQGHAAVLTSHVGISAPFVLASLLSLYLYPRLSIVNNNDSVTFTSFTLFMGAAMSITAFPVLARILQERNLLGSRLGTVAIGCAAVGDATGWCILAYIVVLIRAAHSTGSIWVTIGGIAVFGLIMIYGVRPLLRGCERVYKSTGALSENLIALMLLLVLISALCTELLGIHALFGAFLMGAIMPKQRHFVRYVLDRFETITVTLLLPLFFAFTGLRTNIGLVKGSEMWMYCGLIILVATAGKLGGTTLAAWFTGIPLREAAGLGTLMNTRGLMELVILNIGLDIGVISPALFSMMVIMALVTTFMTTPVLGLICPKEFLAIEPEKVVAQSSPMPIDVPEGQSQVA
- a CDS encoding NAD(P)/FAD-dependent oxidoreductase is translated as MNSSAPDFEVGIIGGGPAGSSMAAYLAKSGINCVVFERELMPRPHVGESLVPSSTRVFKDLDFLPKMEEAKFPHKFGAAWTAASDAKVYNMDFGGVSADCHVDIRFEERNQPGVNQNYTYHVDRSKFDLMLLQHANQFGAKVYEGIGVNRVDFSDPNCAAVKYTMGKKEMSTTCRIVVDASGRKTLVGNQMKWRIQDDHFDQYAIHTWFNGYDRRCMASNKQTQGDFIFIHFLPITNTWVWQIPISETVTSIGVVTQKKNFAKSKESREKFFWECIQSRPELYEGLKAQGSEQMGPMKDEGDYSYAMKQLAGDRLVLVGDAGRFVDPIFSTGVSIALNCSRFAHKDIIGALETGNFSREAFATYEATLRRGTKNWYNFISVYYRLNVLFTAFVQDPRYRLDVLKLLQGDVYEDAEPPVLTRMRNIVQQVEKDPNHALHGFLGDLTADAFVEASA
- a CDS encoding NAD(P)/FAD-dependent oxidoreductase — translated: MNHSVPDFEVGIIGGGPAGSSMACYLAKAGVKCVVFERELFPRPHVGESLVPSSTRVFKDLDFLPKMEEAKFPHKFGAVWTTNDENPGYVHDLEGLTPDYNVDIRFEERKQEGMEDRNYTYHVDRGKFDLMLLKHAQELGATVYDGVKVARVDFSPEYPDVYFTIGPKEMSVNCKMVVDCSGRQTFLGNQLKLKIKDTVFDQYAIHSWFDGYDRKVFAKRDTNLDYIYIHFLPISNTWIWQIPITDSVTSLGVVTQKKNFAKSKEDREKFFWETVGSRPLIAETLRKSDRIRPFKEEGDYSYAMKQLAGDRFMLVGDAGRFVDPIFSTGVSIALNSSRFAHKDILTALEKNDFSRAAFTDYETKLRRGTKNWYDFISVYYRLNVLFTYFISDHNYRLDVLKLLQGDVYDEEAPEVLTKMKAMVAKVEQNEKHPWHKLLGDLTSDAFRPTV
- a CDS encoding choice-of-anchor D domain-containing protein; this translates as MPAAVRRIGFCFAHCFLASALLLAAASAQISANPASLSFTSTYVGMESATKNLSITNNGTASTTLTAITSSCPEFKLASGTTPYTLAPKQSASFSMFFAPDLSKAFSCTYTVSQQTGAPLAVPFTGTGLGTKAVVSISPTALSFPNQSEGTESSAQTITISNTGTASIKLTSVTLTPPTFIITPVSLPITINAGSFATLSVSYSPTLVTSETGVLGLNFNQIPTKVVDLIGNGVVASSLSLLNLPTLPAATQNAAYQAQLSAAAGTPPYTFSLKPGSIMPTGLTLSTSGLISGTIASTVTTGTYTFTAGVKDNAKKNITKLFSMTVSKTTGAVCNNIWYDVAKTTTPMVALTDLGTSSYLGEEGGLYPSGSNVRPPSHDSDGVAIAKAIVPLDSNGNYSPTGKYAMLAIGESTALDEFSAFVPLANAEPSKNPALVIVNGAQGGATPHLFSDISSPYWNTIVNNYLPDQGVTANQVVAVWVEDTNGIATGTFPGDMTGMQGNYETEMNNVHTLFPHAVLAYFSSRIYAGYSDGVAKIDPEPYAYEAGFAVKNAIGDQLAGNANLNYNSALGTVEAPWMSWGPYYWSNGMLGRSDGFVWTCQDLQADGTHPASPAGDLKVASQLLNFLKTDDTTMPWFLQP
- a CDS encoding M1 family metallopeptidase; its protein translation is MKRVSAVLTFLVLAMSAAFAQRLPEIARPDNYKLTFTPDLDKAKFEGDETISIRMLKSGPEVTLNAVDIDFHDVTITSGGNTQKAKVTPEKEKEMVVLSVDKPLAAGPASIHITYSGILNDEMRGLYLGKDDAGRKYAASQFEATDARRAYPSFDEPDYKATFDITAVAEKGQVAISNQKVVSDTPGPGDKHTVKFATTAKMSSYLAALVVGNFEYIEGEADGIPIRVFSTPGKKEMGRFALETATYVLGYYDKYFGIKYPYGKLDLIGLPDFSAGAMENTGCITFREVILLIDEKQGSVGLKKEIASVIAHEMAHQWFGDLVTMKWWDDIWLNEGFATWMETKPVAKWKPEWNYPLDDVSGTGQTLNVDSLANTRPIHQAAETPAQIQELFDGIAYGKAASVLRMLESYLGEETFRAGVNAYLQQHQYANATAVDFWDAQAKTSKKPVDKIMPTWVTQAGAPIINVKAQCSGNSTNVALTQQRYYMDRSKFESPNDQLWQIPLCLRGSASGNAPKCELMTKKEETFTLPGCSSWVLANAGATGYYHTGYSEDAVRALATDAETKLTPAERIASQNDIWASVRVGREPVGDYLAFAKGLQSDGNRAVLDDVIGRLSYIGRYLVSDSDRDSYRGWMRQYLTPLMQKVGYEPKPGESDEQRTLRARVFTALGRDARDPEVMEEARKLADKVLADPTSVDRELAGAAMSVAALNGDAGFYDRLMTALKNPKSPEEYYGFLFTLPQFGDPKLLQRTLDYAISSDVRSQDALRVVTSVLGNSAGQQLAWDFIQQHWPEIEKAGGPFASAEVVQATGVFCDASKRDQVTEFFSAHKVAAAERSYKQSIERINICADLKSQQEPQLAAWLGQHGAAGGK